In one window of Canis lupus baileyi chromosome 10, mCanLup2.hap1, whole genome shotgun sequence DNA:
- the LOC140641215 gene encoding ferritin heavy chain-like, with amino-acid sequence MRPCFRLLPNIRASLLSLRCARPGFALPPLRASGRPWRPRAPAPLRPLAAAAASRDPAPPARARARAGSRVRQNFHPDCEAAVNRQINLELYAAYAYLSMAYYFSREDVALNNFARYFLRQAREEAQHAEKLMRLQNQRGGRICLRDVKKPDRDDWESGLRAMECALLLEKNVNQSLLELHTLASDQGDPHLCDFLETHYLNEQVKSIKELGDHVQNLVKMGAPDSGLAEYLFDKHSLGNENNQN; translated from the coding sequence ATGCGGCCCTGTTTCCGGCTCCTCCCCAACATCCGCGCCTCGCTGCTGTCCCTGCGCTGCGCGCGCCCGGGCTTCGCGCTCCCGCCGCTGCGGGCCTCCGGGCGCCCCTggcgtccccgcgcccccgcgcccctgcgccctctggccgcggccgccgcctcccgggacccagccccgcccgcccgcgcccgcgcccgcgccggcTCCCGGGTGCGCCAGAACTTCCACCCCGACTGCGAGGCCGCCGTCAACCGCCAGATCAACCTGGAGCTGTACGCGGCCTACGCGTACCTGTCTATGGCCTATTACTTCTCCCGAGAGGACGTGGCGCTCAACAACTTCGCCAGGTACTTCCTTCGCCAGGCCCGGGAGGAGGCCCAGCACGCCGAGAAGCTGATGCGCCTGCAGAACCAGCGGGGGGGCCGGATCTGCCTGCGGGACGTCAAGAAACCGGACCGGGACGACTGGGAGAGCGGCCTGAGGGCCATGGAGTGTGCGCTGCTCTTGGAAAAGAATGTGAACCAGTCGTTGCTCGAATTGCACACTCTGGCCTCAGACCAAGGCGACCCCCATTTGTGCGACTTCCTGGAGACGCACTATCTGAATGAGCAGGTGAAGTCTATCAAAGAACTGGGTGATCACGTGCAAAACCTGGTTAAGATGGGGGCCCCGGATTCCGGCCTGGCCGAGTACCTCTTTGACAAGCACAGCCTTGGAAACGAAAACAATCAGAACTAA